A portion of the Sulfuriferula sp. AH1 genome contains these proteins:
- a CDS encoding peroxiredoxin — protein sequence MKMIILLGLGLALLTVMWSRMGQAAEVPQVGQLAPDFALPDQSGKLQKLADFRGKWLVLYFYPKDETPHCTTEACQFRDDIFKIRALGAEVIGVSVDNTESHAEFARKHGLPFPLLADRNGLVAARYGSNY from the coding sequence GGGCTTGGGTCTGGCACTGTTGACGGTTATGTGGTCACGTATGGGGCAGGCTGCGGAAGTGCCGCAAGTGGGACAGTTGGCACCGGATTTTGCGCTACCTGATCAGAGCGGAAAATTGCAGAAACTGGCTGATTTTCGGGGGAAATGGCTGGTGCTGTATTTTTATCCGAAAGACGAAACGCCGCATTGCACGACCGAGGCCTGCCAATTCAGGGATGACATCTTTAAAATCCGTGCGCTTGGTGCGGAAGTGATCGGTGTCAGTGTCGATAATACGGAATCACATGCCGAATTTGCACGCAAACACGGTTTGCCTTTCCCGTTGCTGGCGGATAGAAATGGTCTGGTAGCTGCGCGTTATGGCTCTAATTACTGA
- a CDS encoding DUF3149 domain-containing protein encodes MMNLFHMLLTSRIGLMSLFTVVFAVGMMSWFTWWFLKKSRNK; translated from the coding sequence ATGATGAACCTGTTTCATATGCTATTAACTTCCCGTATCGGCTTGATGAGCCTGTTCACCGTCGTTTTCGCCGTAGGCATGATGTCCTGGTTTACCTGGTGGTTCTTAAAGAAATCCAGAAACAAGTAA